One Eurosta solidaginis isolate ZX-2024a chromosome 5, ASM4086904v1, whole genome shotgun sequence DNA segment encodes these proteins:
- the Dci gene encoding enoyl-CoA delta isomerase 2, with protein MTLYAGYIEIHVEKKDTILVITLDKPAKRNSINRRGYVELGRVFRDVATDDDVRTVVLTGKGDFFTSGNDLSVDLSELSDIEKYVKESNDIFKEMVGAFIDCPKLIVALINGPCVGVGVTLIPLCDIAWCSTTAYFYTPFTKLGIVPEACSSYTFPLILGRSKANEMLLLSQKITAQEAYQFGFVSKLYDATALDTEIWPSIREISELPLNSLRISKSLVRMHDRDALYRVLHAESEELKKRFLSDEFANAMMAFATRKNNSKL; from the exons ATGACACTCTATGCGGGATATATAGAGATTCATGTAGAGAAAAAAGATACAATTTTGGTAATTACATTGGACAAACCAGCAAAACGGAACAGCATCAACAGGAGAGGATATGTGGAACTTGGGAGAGTATTCCGAGATGTGGCCACGGATGATGATGTAAGAACAGTAGTTCTAACGGGGAAGGGAGATTTTTTCACATCAGGCAATGACTTATCAGTAGATCTTTCGGAATTGTCGGATATTGAGAAGTATGTCAAGGAGTCTAATGATATATTCAAAGAAATGGTAGGTGCATTTATCGACTGTCCGAAGTTAATTGTGGCACTGATAAATGGGCCTTGTGTTGGCGTTGGTGTCACATTAATTCCACTATGTGACATTGCATGGTGCTCAACTACG GCATACTTTTATACACCATTTACGAAGTTGGGTATTGTACCGGAAGCGTGTTCATCCTATACATTTCCTTTAATACTTGGACGTTCAAAAGCAAATGAAATGTTGCTGTTATCACAAAAGATAACAGCGCAGGAAGCTTACCAATTTGGATTTGTATCAAAATTATATGATGCAACAGCATTAGACACAGAAATTTGGCCTAGCATAAGAGAAATTTCAGAATTACCTCTTAACTCCCTGCGTATTTCTAAATCACTTGTGCGAATGCATGATCGAGATGCTTTATATCGGGTTCTACATGCGGAATCTGAGGAACTTAAAAAACGTTTTCTAAGCGACGAATTTGCTAATGCCATGATGGCATTTGCGACTCGGAAAAATAACTCAAAACTATAA
- the Cdk1 gene encoding cyclin-dependent kinase 1, translating into MEDFQKIEKIGEGTYGVVYKGRNRVTGQIVAMKKIRLESDDEGIPSTAIREISLLKELKHPNIVCLEDVLMEENRLYLIFEFLSMDLKKYMDSLPPEKPMEAELVRSYLYQITSAILFCHKRRVLHRDLKPQNLLTDRKGVIKVADFGLGRSFGIPVRIYTHEIVTLWYRAPEVLLGSQRYSCPVDIWSIGCIFAEMATRKPLFQGDSEIDQLFRIFRILKTPTEETWPGVTSLPDYKNTFPCWSTNQLTNQLKNLNDRGVDLIQKMLIYDPVHRINAKDILEHPFFDGFKMKVISIENEK; encoded by the coding sequence atGGAAGACTTTCAGAAAATAGAGAAAATAGGTGAAGGTACATATGGCGTGGTTTACAAAGGTCGCAATCGTGTAACAGGTCAAATTGTTGCCATGAAGAAGATTCGCTTGGAATCCGACGATGAAGGAATACCATCGACTGCTATTAGAGAAATTTCACTTTTAAAAGAGCTTAAACATCCCAATATCGTTTGCTTGGAAGATGTATTAATGGAAGAAAATAGATTAtatttgatttttgaatttttatcaaTGGATTTGAAGAAATATATGGATTCTTTGCCACCGGAGAAACCCATGGAAGCTGAATTGGTGCGAAGCTATCTGTATCAAATAACGAGCGCTATATTATTCTGTCATAAACGCAGAGTACTACATCGGGATTTAAAGCCGCAAAATTTGTTGACCGATAGGAAAGGAGTGATAAAAGTTGCAGATTTCGGCTTGGGTCGTTCGTTTGGTATACCAGTACGCATTTATACTCATGAAATTGTTACATTATGGTATAGAGCACCTGAGGTGTTATTGGGATCGCAACGTTACTCTTGCCCCGTGGATATTTGGTCTATTGGTTGTATATTCGCTGAAATGGCAACAAGGAAACCACTTTTCCAAGGCGATTCTGAAATTGATCAACTTTTCCGTATATTTAGGATATTGAAAACCCCCACTGAGGAAACATGGCCTGGAGTAACATCACTACCCGATTATAAAAATACATTCCCATGTTGGTCGACAAATCAACTTACAAATCAATTGAAGAATTTGAATGATCGCGGCGTAGATTTGATACAAAAAATGCTTATATATGATCCCGTCCATCGTATTAATGCGAAAGATATTCTGGAGCATCCATTTTTTGATGGCTTTAAAATGAAAGTTATAAGTATTGAAAATGAGAAATAA